In a genomic window of Labeo rohita strain BAU-BD-2019 chromosome 20, IGBB_LRoh.1.0, whole genome shotgun sequence:
- the ylpm1 gene encoding LOW QUALITY PROTEIN: YLP motif-containing protein 1 (The sequence of the model RefSeq protein was modified relative to this genomic sequence to represent the inferred CDS: deleted 1 base in 1 codon), producing the protein MHPSWGGYGGGHQPPPHFGPRPHQFRGAQPPAPAPAAPGGGGFGGYGAPSVTPSTNFSSLHEQHLQQMQQLQQLHQKQLQSVLHHPGNAASNAPSYWQTGGAGHTAPPNSFQDPSALRGPAGPPQPQTQPQPPPPEVKPPAPEPSSSSSPAVKPPAPTPQVSDTSASVADEKPDFSSMSLQEQQEYWYQQHRQNLQKLKNEKAKQNQSSSNGSHAPAPPPPVEPPKNTPPPPPPKEEPPPPPPPEESKPRGITDAGDPAEAARLQQLQAAAAHWQHVQHQRASMQYQALMQEHAQLQQVLQQYQQVIQQPAHLQTMPLEMQLQHYELQQQRFAPLYQEWDRHFNLWLEQFQSYPHKDQLHDYEAQWRQWQEQMNSTSAHLQERITTLRAMQHQYGAAPSYGGMMGPYGQHRLPGPDGNMHLASPGLPSMPPPVNMDAMSGPSPQAPPPSGPVIPPAEPFPSSGSDSVPEAGKTAGPPGPGVRPPGPGVRPSGPGVRPPGPPGPPGPPGPRGRFDGPRFEGPRGPRFEQPPQQRFNAPPRFDAGQRFNRPPRGNPPHPGVPMRPENPPRQNAPTRFERPPVPPQQPGYGAQSSPVPGVQMKQQTAQPDAPPVAPSQTGPEKDKNVQDQNKKKDVASTGPSLTDDILDSVDGFFIQSGPIPQTQDSKSESTTADIGKQDKLKEDTTKPSLPSGSPNTTNKNAQKSSSQPSKTNNVTNGPPQQAKPPQNDKFKPDAPKEALRGPHVMNQTGPPQVARGRGRGQVPVPLRGRGRARGRGQYVGQIPDPNCQREIMPEDPYEHQQADDVTHREDQDSAWTDPSLEGPGEMDDQEAPHEIWQPEEEHFPEEYYENPRERRPPVGHREHPESAHADEQWEEEPQEYWEEEDPYWTERRPPMHARPPFPPGGPRRPPFHPRFMLHGPRRPPPLGPPHGPPHMGPRGVMGPRFRRGVGPWGPPPRHDMMERDMRRPPPPHEILARDPAGYEEELEREPGWTHPRGRGLRRPPLHPHEMEIRRPPLRPPMPRERWHGPPPTEEENYEEEYPYGAEDDAYRRPTREYHQEYEQDNEYYGSREEWGREQPDRDYPPRCPPEQVREEHWLEGRERSFPYEDESRYREERRGPSYADGPPYQERDRELPYHSRSDWERSPPPPPPPPERAYSRIVGETEPHYEHNPEPLTGLPAPQALDAPLEQSSPTSTKTVLALSQRQHEIILKAAQELKMIRELQESKKALGEANPESAGLPPELPAGILGLEIPPEVKSALQATNLLSETGQTSQPLEAGLPPSNQSTGFLHSSAPTASFIAKTVDYGHGRDAGATVERISYGERIVLRPAPPPSERLYEKELLGHRDPYYDRRSDPYGGPRDYDRDWERDPYREKPPLDYERDRYERDRYLREERPPLGPRSGHRERERDHPSRSSRDREVYNRPGYERSSYERSLEHYEHGSSSYGDRRSYSDERPPPPTSLPPSAPIAPPRMEKKPETKNAEDILKAPGRLTRPDRIVVIMRGLPGSGKSHVAKLIRDKEVECGGAPPRVLGLDDYFMTEVEKVEKDPDTGKRVKTKVLEYEYEPEMEDTYRSSMLKTFKKTLDDGFFPFIILDAINEKVKYFDQFWSAAKTKGFEVYLAEITTDHQTCAKRNIHGRTLKDITKLASSWESAPPHMVRLDIRSLLQDAAIEDVEMEDFNPSEEEPKAEVKQEDDDETDLGYLPKSKWEMDTSEAKLDKLDGLAGGGKRKRETDVSGMEDFLQLPDDYASRMSEPGKKRVRWADLEEKKDADRKRAIGFVVGQTDWEKITDESGQLAQRALNRTKYF; encoded by the exons GATTTGGAGGGTATGGCGCTCCGTCTGTTACACCGTCGACTAATTTCTCTAGTTTACACGAGCAGCATTTACAACAAATGCAGCAGTTGCAGCAGCTCCATCAGAAGCAGCTGCAGTCGGTGCTGCATCACCCGGGCAATGCCGCCAGCAACGCGCCTTCGTACTGGCAGACAGGCGGTGCTGGTCACACCGCACCGCCCAACAGTTTTCAAGATCCATCAGCTCTGAGAGGGCCCGCTGGCCCGCCTCAACCCCAAACCCAACCTCAGCCTCCGCCACCAGAAGTGAAACCTCCAGCTCCCGAGccttcatcatcttcatcaccTGCAGTGAAGCCCCCCGCTCCAACACCACAGGTTAGCGATACCAGTGCATCGGTGGCGGATGAAAAGCCCGACTTTTCGTCGATGTCTCTGCAG GAGCAGCAGGAATATTGGTATCAGCAGCACCGTCAAAATTTGCAAAAGCTGAAAAATGAGAAGGCAAAGCAGAATCAGAGTTCATCTAATGGAAGCCATGCTCCTGCTCCACCACCTCCAGTTGAACCCCCA AAAAACACCCCTCCACCCCCACCTCCCAAAGAGGAACCCCCTCCTCCCCCTCCACCAGAGGAATCAAAG CCCAGGGGCATCACTGATGCGGGAGACCCAGCTGAAGCAGCACGTCTTCAGCAGCTGCAGGCTGCAGCTGCCCATTGGCAGCATGTGCAGCATCAAAGGGCCAGCATGCAGTACCAGGCACTGATGCAAGAACATGCCCAACTACAGCAGGTCCTGCAACAGTACCAACAAGTTATTCAACAGCCAGCGCATCTCCAG ACAATGCCCTTGGAGATGCAGTTGCAACACTATGAACTGCAGCAACAACGATTTGCTCCCTTGTACCAAGAGTGGGACAGGCACTTTAATTTGTGGTTGGAACAATTTCAGTCATACCCACACAAAGACCAGCTACATGATTACGAAGCCCAGTGGAGACAATGGCAAGAGCAAATGAATTCaacttcagctcatctgcaagAGAGAATCACAACCCTAAGAGCTATGCAGCATCAGTATGGTGCAGCTCCTTCATATGGTGGCATGATGGGACCATATGGGCAGCATCGACTCCCTGGACCAGATGGAAACATGCATTTAGCCAGCCCAGGGCTTCCATCTATGCCTCCGCCTGTTAACATGGATGCCATGTCGGGACCTTCACCACAGGCCCCGCCACCTTCTGGACCGGTAATTCCACCTGCAGAACCATTCCCATCTTCTGGTTCAGATTCAGTCCCTGAAGCAGGTAAAACTGCTGGACCACCTGGACCAGGAGTTCGTCCACCTGGACCAGGAGTTCGTCCATCTGGACCAGGGGTTCGTCCTCCTGGACCTCCTGGGCCTCCTGGACCCCCTGGACCTCGTGGAAGATTTGATGGTCCAAG gtTTGAAGGTCCCAGAGGCCCACGGTTCGAACAGCCTCCCCAGCAACGGTTTAATGCACCACCTAGATTTGACGCTGGTCAGCGTTTTAACCGACCTCCTAGAGGCAATCCTCCTCACCCTGGGGTTCCAATGAGACCTGAGAACCCCCCTAGGCAGAATGCACCTACACGATTTGAAAGACCCCCTGTACCCCCTCAACAACCAGGGTATGGAGCGCAATCCAGTCCTGTCCCTGGCGTTCAAATGAAACAACAAACAGCACAACCTGATGCCCCACCAGTTGCTCCATCTCAAACGGGCCcagaaaaagataaaaatgtccaagatcaaaataagaaaaaagatgTTGCTTCCACTGGTCCGTCACTGACGGATGACATATTGGATTCAGTGGATGGATTTTTTATTCAGAGTGGACCCATTCCTCAAACTCAGGATAGTAAATCTGAAAGTACTACTGCTGATATTGGAAAGCAGGATAAGTTAAAAGAGGATACTACAAAACCATCCCTACCTTCAGGAAGTCCAAACACCACCAACAAAAATGCTCAGAAGTCTAGTTCACAACCTTCTAAAACCAACAATGTTACTAACGGGCCACCACAACAAGCAAAGCCTCCTCAGAATGATAAGTTTAAACCTGATGCACCTAAAGAGGCTCTTAGGGGGCCACATGTGATGAATCAGACAGGCCCACCACAGGTAGCCCGAGGAAGGGGAAGGGGCCAAGTGCCAGTGCCTCTGAGAGGCAGGGGCCGTGCACGTGGTCGAGGACAGTATGTAGGACAAATACCTGATCCCAACTGTCAGAGAGAAATTATGCCAGAGGATCCCTATGAGCATCAGCAAGCAGATGACGTAACGCACAGAGAGGACCAGGATTCGGCCTGGACAGACCCCTCTTTAGAAGGTCCTGGAGAAATGGATGACCAGGAAGCACCCCATGAGATCTGGCAACCAGAGGAGGAACACTTCCCAGAAGAGTACTATGAAAATCCTAGAGAGAGAAGACCTCCAGTGGGTCACAGGGAGCACCCAGAGAGCGCTCATGCAGATGAACAATGGGAAGAAGAACCACAGGAATATTGGGAGGAAGAAGATCCATACTGGACAGAGAGAAGACCTCCCATGCATGCTAGACCTCCTTTTCCTCCTGGTGGCCCCAGGCGACCCCCTTTCCATCCTCGATTTATGCTTCATGGTCCAAGGCGCCCACCTCCTCTTGGCCCCCCACATGGACCTCCTCACATGGGACCACGTGGGGTGATGGGACCACGGTTCAGACGTGGTGTAGGACCATGGGGACCACCGCCCCGCCATGACATGATGGAGCGAGACATGAGACGGCCACCACCTCCTCATGAAATCTTGGCAAGGGATCCAGCTGGATATGAAGAAGAATTGGAACGAGAACCTGGATGGACTCATCCTCGTGGGAGAGGGCTGAGACGTCCTCCTTTACATCCCCATGAAATGGAAATTAGAAGACCTCCATTGAGGCCTCCAATGCCAAGGGAGAGGTGGCATGGCCCACCACCCACTGAAGAAGAAAATTATGAGGAGGAATACCCATATGGTGCAGAGGATGATGCGTACAGAAGGCCAACTCGTGAATATCATCAAGAATATGAACAAGACAATGAGTATTACGGTTCTCGTGAGGAATGGGGCAGGGAGCAACCTGACCGAGACTATCCACCACGTTGTCCCCCAGAGCAAGTTAGAGAAGAACATTGGTTAGAGGGAAGAGAGAGGTCATTCCCATATGAAGATGAGAGTCGGTATAGAGAGGAACGAAGAGGACCATCTTACGCTGATGGTCCACCATATCAAGAACGTGATAGGGAGCTTCCTTATCACTCTCGTTCTGATTGGGAAAGGTCTCCACCtccacccccacccccacctGAGAGGGCCTACTCTCGTATAGTTGGTGAAACGGAGCCCCATTATGAACACAACCCAGAGCCGCTAACTGGCCTGCCCGCACCTCAGGCTCTGGATGCTCCACTTGAGCAGTCTTCACCTACTTCAACTAAAACTGTACTTGCTCTTTCTCAAAGGCAGCATGAGATCATTCTCAAAGCTGCCCAGGAGCTGAAAATGATAAG AGAGCTCCAGGAAAGCAAGAAGGCTTTGGGAGAAGCGAACCCAGAATCTGCTGGGTTGCCTCCAGAACTTCCTGCTGGAATTCTTGGATTGGAAATTCCACCTGAAGTTAAAAGTGCTCTGCAG gCTACTAATTTATTGTCAGAAACGGGACAGACTAGTCAACCCTTGGAAGCTGGTTTGCCACCTTCAAATCAGTCTACAGGCTTCCTTCATTCTTCAGCACCTACAGCCTCATTCATTGCTAAAACAGTGGACTATGGGCATGGTCGTG ATGCTGGTGCAACAGTAGAAAGGATTTCTTATGGAGAGAGGATTGTGTTGAGGCCTGCTCCACCTCCATCTGAGAGACTTTATGAGAAAG AACTGCTTGGCCACAGAGACCCATACTATGACAGAAGAAGTGACCCGTATGGTGGTCCCAGAGATTATGACCGGGATTGGGAGAGAGATCCATACAGGGAGAAGCCACCTTTGGATTATGAGAGAGACAGATATGAAAGGGACCGTTACCTACGAGAAGAACG ACCTCCACTTGGGCCTCGTTCAGGTCaccgagagagagaaagagatcaCCCAAGCCGCTCAAGCAGGGATCGTGAGGTTTATAACCGACCAGGCTATGAAAGGTCGTCCTATGAAAGGAGTCTTGAGCATTATGAGCATGGATCCTCAAGCTATG GTGATCGGAGGAGCTATTCAGATGAGCGCCCTCCTCCACCCACGTCACTGCCCCCTTCTGCTCCCATTGCTCCCCCTCGTATGGAGAAGAAACCAGAAACAAAGAATGCTGAGGACATCCTCAAAGCCCCAGGTCGATTAACTCGGCCTGACAGG ATTGTGGTCATCATGCGTGGATTACCTGGAAGTGGCAAGAGTCATGTTGCAAAACTTATTAGG GATAAAGAGGTTGAATGTGGTGGTGCACCACCCAGAGTTCTCGGTCTGGATGACTATTTTATGACTGAAGTGGAAAAAGTCGAGAAGGACCCTGATACTGGGAAGCGCGTCAAGACAAAG GTtcttgaatatgaatatgaaccTGAGATGGAAGATACGTATCGAAGCAGCATGCTGAAGACATTCAAGAAAACACTGGATGATGGATTTTTCCCATTTATAATCCTTGATGCTATCAATGAGAAAGTCAAGTATTTTGACCAGTTCTGGAGTGCTGCTAAGACAAAAGGGTTTGAG GTGTACTTGGCTGAAATCACAACTGATCACCAAACATGTGCAAAGAGAAACATACACGGACGAACACTAAAGGATATTACAAAG CTGGCTAGTAGCTGGGAATCTGCACCACCCCATATGGTACGACTAGATATCCGGTCTCTACTGCAGGATGCAGCGATTGAAGAT GTGGAGATGGAAGACTTCAACCCATCTGAAGAAGAACCAAAAGCTGAAGTGAAACAGGAAGATGATGATGAGACAGATCTG